The Terriglobales bacterium region GCGCACGCATTGTATATGCGCGCTCCATGAAAATATCCCCGGCGTGGCCGTCGCCGGGGCGCGTCCCGCGCGCCGTCCTTACCGGAGGATGTCCAGCTCGCGGGACATCTACTTAGACTTGCGCTCGTCTTCGGCGTGAGCCGCCCGCTCTGAACAGCAAAAAATAAATTGAACGACGGGCGCGCTGCTCGTGGCGCTCAAGTACAACCTTGACCGCTTCCTCGCCGCCGCCTTCGGCCACGCCTGGTCGCCCTTCGCGAGCACGTGAAGCGCCGCAGCGAGGCCGCTGCGCACGGCCAGGCCAGGCTCTTCAGTAGAGACGCCCTTCTGGGCGTCTCTCTCCTAGAACCGGAACTGGTAGCTGCCCTTGATGAAGAACCCTCTCCCGTCTTCCAGGAAGCGGTTTCGCGTGCGGAACAGCCCGGTGTGCGTGTCGATGCCCAGCCGGTCGAGGTTTTGCAGGTCGGAGTTGTAGCCCACGTAGATCGCCGTCCCCGGGTGGATGAGGTAGCTGATGAGGAAGTCGGCGTTGAACTGCTTCTCGTTCTCGAGCGACGTGAGCGCCGGGTGCCCCAGCAGCGCGGTGTACTGGAAGATGGTGCGCACCGAAAGCTCTTTCGTGAACTGGTAGTTCCACTTCGAGCGGGCGACGTGGAAGTTCAGGATCGACCGCTCGCTCTCGCGGTCACGCAGCCGCTCGATGATGTAGGTGTTGTCCACGGTCAGGTTGCCGAACGGGCGCACCGTGACCAGCAGGAAGGCGTTGGTCTCGTTCGCCAGGTACGGGGCCTGCCCCGCCGGCGGCGCGAAGTTGATGGCCTTCCCCAACTGGATGTTCCCGTGGATCGCCACCTTCTTCCAGTAGGTGGAATCGAACCAGCCGAACCAGTACCCTTTGTTGAAGTAGAGGTCGCTCGCCACCGGCGGCCCGAAGTCCTGCGGCCGCAGCTTCTCGGTAGTGAAGCCGTGCACGAAGCCGAGATTCATGTTCTTGGCGAAGACGACGGAGACGCCCGGCTCCCAGTTGTATTCCAGCAGGTTGCCGGTGTGGTCCCAGGCGGCGACGTGGAAGACTTGCGGCCCCCACCACGTGAGCCAGCTGTTCTCGTGGTAATCGCGGTAGGCGAAGAAGTGGCTCTCGCGCCGGATGTCGGGCCGGCGGAAGAATCCGGTCTGCGTCAGGAAGCCGGCTGAGGTGTCCTGGTACATCACGTTGTACTCGATCTTGCGTGTCGAGTACTGGAAGTAGGCCTGCGAGGTCGGACCGGCGCGGTGCGTGCCGTCGGCGAAATCGGTGGCGCTTTCCACGATCTGGCCTTCGAAGTTGATGTGCTCGCCGACCTGGAAGTGCGCATCCACCCCGCCCACGCGGTTGCTCACCGCCTGGCAGAGGTTGGCGCCGCAGCTCGAGGCCGCGTCCGCCGAGAATTCGCGGTCGGCATAGATCAGCCCGATGTGCGACTGCTTCCCGATGTCCCGCGTGACGCGCGCGATGTTGAAATACGCGCGCTTGCGCCGCAGCGGGTCGTCGTCGGGCACGATGCGCCCGGGCGCCTGGTCGTCGATGGACAGCAGCCCCAGGTTCCACTCGCCCAGCTTCCCCGTCAGCCGCAGCCCGAACTGCGGATCGATGACCCGCCGCGTGAAGTACAGGTTGATGGGCGTGGTGAAGAAGTTCGCGTTCTCCTGGAAGAACGGCCGCTTCTCCGGGAAGAACACCTCGAAGCGCTGGTTCACCGTGGTCTGCGGTTCGTCGGATTCCACCTGCCGGAAGTCGGGGTTCACGGTGAAATCGAGCACCAGCGAATCGTGGATGATCATCTTGCCGTCGAGCCCGGCGTCCCCGCCCAGGCTGTTCGACGTGAAGTACGGCCGGCTGGGGTCGCGCTGGTCCACGAACTTGAAATTGCGCGCCACCGCGTAGGGCGTGAGCTGGATGTTCCGTCCCGGCGCGATCCCCTGGATCCCGCTGACGTGCGCTTCCTGCGTCAGCCGGCCCTGGATCTTGCGCGTCAGCGCGGGGTAGAAGCTGTTGTCGTTGTGGTGCGGGATGATGCGCTGCAGGATGATGCCCCAGGTCTGCTCGCCCGGCGTCTTGTAGAAGCGCAGGCTCTTGAACGGCACCGACATCAGCACCATGTACCCCTGGTCCGTCAGCTTGCCGTTCGAATCCCACACCGTGTCGTAGGACTGGTCGTAGCCGTTGTAGTCCGTCCAGATGTAGTCGAACTGCACGCCCAGCGGGTTCGCC contains the following coding sequences:
- a CDS encoding DUF5916 domain-containing protein; translation: MLLLPLLSFGQGEKPKNGNGAKPTVVAANTQLRISRLSQAPSLNDFAGMKPATPLAAEMTKVDVFIQLDPKEGQPSPERTEVYLGYDQKNFYAIWLCFDKEPKKIRALLARRDTIGPEHDEVQLYLDTFNDRRRAYGFMANPLGVQFDYIWTDYNGYDQSYDTVWDSNGKLTDQGYMVLMSVPFKSLRFYKTPGEQTWGIILQRIIPHHNDNSFYPALTRKIQGRLTQEAHVSGIQGIAPGRNIQLTPYAVARNFKFVDQRDPSRPYFTSNSLGGDAGLDGKMIIHDSLVLDFTVNPDFRQVESDEPQTTVNQRFEVFFPEKRPFFQENANFFTTPINLYFTRRVIDPQFGLRLTGKLGEWNLGLLSIDDQAPGRIVPDDDPLRRKRAYFNIARVTRDIGKQSHIGLIYADREFSADAASSCGANLCQAVSNRVGGVDAHFQVGEHINFEGQIVESATDFADGTHRAGPTSQAYFQYSTRKIEYNVMYQDTSAGFLTQTGFFRRPDIRRESHFFAYRDYHENSWLTWWGPQVFHVAAWDHTGNLLEYNWEPGVSVVFAKNMNLGFVHGFTTEKLRPQDFGPPVASDLYFNKGYWFGWFDSTYWKKVAIHGNIQLGKAINFAPPAGQAPYLANETNAFLLVTVRPFGNLTVDNTYIIERLRDRESERSILNFHVARSKWNYQFTKELSVRTIFQYTALLGHPALTSLENEKQFNADFLISYLIHPGTAIYVGYNSDLQNLDRLGIDTHTGLFRTRNRFLEDGRGFFIKGSYQFRF